From Saccopteryx leptura isolate mSacLep1 chromosome 3, mSacLep1_pri_phased_curated, whole genome shotgun sequence, one genomic window encodes:
- the VASP gene encoding vasodilator-stimulated phosphoprotein isoform X4, whose translation MSENVICSSRATVMLYDDSNKRWLPAGTGPQAFSRVQIYHNPTANSFRVVGRKMQPDQQVVINCAIIRGLKYNQATANFHQWRDARQVWGLNFGSKEDAVQFAQGMATALEALEGGGPPAAQPQAASSTWSVQNGPSPEEAEYQKRQPEHLERERRVSNAGGPPAPPAGGPPPPPGPPPPPGPPPPPGLPPSGLSAAGHGAGGGPPPPPPLPTAAGPSGGGTGAPGLAAAIAGAKLRKVSKEEASGGPTAPKAESTRSTGGGLMEEMNAMLARRRKATLVGEKPPKDESANEEPEARVPAHSEPVRRPWEKNSTTLPRMKSSSSVTTSEVHPSTPSSGDESDLERVKQELLEEVRKELQKMKEEIIEAFVQELRKRGSP comes from the exons CGAGAATGTTATCTGCTCGAGCCGGGCCACTGTGATGCTTTATGATGACAGCAACAAGCGGTGGCTGCCTGCTGGCACGGGTCCCCAAGCCTTCAGCCGAGTCCAGATCTACCACAACCCCACAGCCAATTCCTTCCGGGTGGTTGGTCGGAAAATGCAGCCAGACCAGCAG GTGGTCATCAACTGCGCCATCATCAGGGGTCTCAAGTATAACCAGGCCACCGCCAACTTCCACCAGTGGCGTGACGCCCGCCAGGTTTGGGGCCTCAACTTTGGCAGCAAGGAGGATGCTGTACAGTTTGCTCAGGGCATGGCCACTGCCCTAGAGGCGTTGGAAG gaggtgggcctccagcagCGCAGCCACAGGCAGCATCTTCCACCTGGTCTGTCCAGAACGGCCCCTCCCCAGAGGAGGCGGAGTATCAGAAAAG GCAGCCAGAGCACCTGGAGCGTGAACGCAGGGTCTCCAATGCAG GAGGCCCACCTGCTCCCCCTGCTGGGGGACCGCCCCCACCTCCAGGACCTCCCCCTCCTCCcggtccacccccaccccctggtctGCCTCCCTCCGGGCTCTCGGCTGCAGGGCATGGAGCAGGGGGtggcccaccccctccaccccctcttcccACAGCGGCGGGCCCCAGTGGTGGAGGGACTGGGGCCCCTGGCCTGGCCGCAGCCATTGCCGGAGCCAAACTCAGGAAAGTCAGCAAG GAGGAGGCCTCAGGGGGGCCCACAGCCCCCAAAGCTGAGAGCACTCGAAGCACAGGTGGGGGCCTCATGGAAGAGATGAACGCCATGCTGGCCCGGAG aagGAAAGCCACGTTAGTTGGGGAGAAACCCCCCAAGGATGAATCTGCCAAT GAGGAGCCAGAGGCCAGAGTCCCAGCCCACAGTG AACCTGTGCGGAGACCATGGGAGAAGAACAGCACAACCTTGCCAAG GATGAAATCGTCTTCTTCAGTAACCACTTCCGAGGTCCACCCCTCTACACCCAGCTCTGGTGATGAGTCAGACCTGGAGAGGGTGAAACAG GAGCTTCTGGAAGAGGTGAGAAAGGAAttgcagaaaatgaaagaagaaataattgaag CCTTTGTCCAGGAGCTGAGGAAAAGGGGTTCCCCCTGA
- the VASP gene encoding vasodilator-stimulated phosphoprotein isoform X1, translated as MSENVICSSRATVMLYDDSNKRWLPAGTGPQAFSRVQIYHNPTANSFRVVGRKMQPDQQVVINCAIIRGLKYNQATANFHQWRDARQVWGLNFGSKEDAVQFAQGMATALEALEGGGPPAAQPQAASSTWSVQNGPSPEEAEYQKRQPEHLERERRVSNAGGPPAPPAGGPPPPPGPPPPPGPPPPPGLPPSGLSAAGHGAGGGPPPPPPLPTAAGPSGGGTGAPGLAAAIAGAKLRKVSKQEEASGGPTAPKAESTRSTGGGLMEEMNAMLARRRKATLVGEKPPKDESANQEEPEARVPAHSEPVRRPWEKNSTTLPRMKSSSSVTTSEVHPSTPSSGDESDLERVKQELLEEVRKELQKMKEEIIEAFVQELRKRGSP; from the exons CGAGAATGTTATCTGCTCGAGCCGGGCCACTGTGATGCTTTATGATGACAGCAACAAGCGGTGGCTGCCTGCTGGCACGGGTCCCCAAGCCTTCAGCCGAGTCCAGATCTACCACAACCCCACAGCCAATTCCTTCCGGGTGGTTGGTCGGAAAATGCAGCCAGACCAGCAG GTGGTCATCAACTGCGCCATCATCAGGGGTCTCAAGTATAACCAGGCCACCGCCAACTTCCACCAGTGGCGTGACGCCCGCCAGGTTTGGGGCCTCAACTTTGGCAGCAAGGAGGATGCTGTACAGTTTGCTCAGGGCATGGCCACTGCCCTAGAGGCGTTGGAAG gaggtgggcctccagcagCGCAGCCACAGGCAGCATCTTCCACCTGGTCTGTCCAGAACGGCCCCTCCCCAGAGGAGGCGGAGTATCAGAAAAG GCAGCCAGAGCACCTGGAGCGTGAACGCAGGGTCTCCAATGCAG GAGGCCCACCTGCTCCCCCTGCTGGGGGACCGCCCCCACCTCCAGGACCTCCCCCTCCTCCcggtccacccccaccccctggtctGCCTCCCTCCGGGCTCTCGGCTGCAGGGCATGGAGCAGGGGGtggcccaccccctccaccccctcttcccACAGCGGCGGGCCCCAGTGGTGGAGGGACTGGGGCCCCTGGCCTGGCCGCAGCCATTGCCGGAGCCAAACTCAGGAAAGTCAGCAAG CAGGAGGAGGCCTCAGGGGGGCCCACAGCCCCCAAAGCTGAGAGCACTCGAAGCACAGGTGGGGGCCTCATGGAAGAGATGAACGCCATGCTGGCCCGGAG aagGAAAGCCACGTTAGTTGGGGAGAAACCCCCCAAGGATGAATCTGCCAAT CAGGAGGAGCCAGAGGCCAGAGTCCCAGCCCACAGTG AACCTGTGCGGAGACCATGGGAGAAGAACAGCACAACCTTGCCAAG GATGAAATCGTCTTCTTCAGTAACCACTTCCGAGGTCCACCCCTCTACACCCAGCTCTGGTGATGAGTCAGACCTGGAGAGGGTGAAACAG GAGCTTCTGGAAGAGGTGAGAAAGGAAttgcagaaaatgaaagaagaaataattgaag CCTTTGTCCAGGAGCTGAGGAAAAGGGGTTCCCCCTGA
- the VASP gene encoding vasodilator-stimulated phosphoprotein isoform X3 has translation MSENVICSSRATVMLYDDSNKRWLPAGTGPQAFSRVQIYHNPTANSFRVVGRKMQPDQQVVINCAIIRGLKYNQATANFHQWRDARQVWGLNFGSKEDAVQFAQGMATALEALEGGGPPAAQPQAASSTWSVQNGPSPEEAEYQKRQPEHLERERRVSNAGGPPAPPAGGPPPPPGPPPPPGPPPPPGLPPSGLSAAGHGAGGGPPPPPPLPTAAGPSGGGTGAPGLAAAIAGAKLRKVSKQEEASGGPTAPKAESTRSTGGGLMEEMNAMLARRRKATLVGEKPPKDESANEEPEARVPAHSEPVRRPWEKNSTTLPRMKSSSSVTTSEVHPSTPSSGDESDLERVKQELLEEVRKELQKMKEEIIEAFVQELRKRGSP, from the exons CGAGAATGTTATCTGCTCGAGCCGGGCCACTGTGATGCTTTATGATGACAGCAACAAGCGGTGGCTGCCTGCTGGCACGGGTCCCCAAGCCTTCAGCCGAGTCCAGATCTACCACAACCCCACAGCCAATTCCTTCCGGGTGGTTGGTCGGAAAATGCAGCCAGACCAGCAG GTGGTCATCAACTGCGCCATCATCAGGGGTCTCAAGTATAACCAGGCCACCGCCAACTTCCACCAGTGGCGTGACGCCCGCCAGGTTTGGGGCCTCAACTTTGGCAGCAAGGAGGATGCTGTACAGTTTGCTCAGGGCATGGCCACTGCCCTAGAGGCGTTGGAAG gaggtgggcctccagcagCGCAGCCACAGGCAGCATCTTCCACCTGGTCTGTCCAGAACGGCCCCTCCCCAGAGGAGGCGGAGTATCAGAAAAG GCAGCCAGAGCACCTGGAGCGTGAACGCAGGGTCTCCAATGCAG GAGGCCCACCTGCTCCCCCTGCTGGGGGACCGCCCCCACCTCCAGGACCTCCCCCTCCTCCcggtccacccccaccccctggtctGCCTCCCTCCGGGCTCTCGGCTGCAGGGCATGGAGCAGGGGGtggcccaccccctccaccccctcttcccACAGCGGCGGGCCCCAGTGGTGGAGGGACTGGGGCCCCTGGCCTGGCCGCAGCCATTGCCGGAGCCAAACTCAGGAAAGTCAGCAAG CAGGAGGAGGCCTCAGGGGGGCCCACAGCCCCCAAAGCTGAGAGCACTCGAAGCACAGGTGGGGGCCTCATGGAAGAGATGAACGCCATGCTGGCCCGGAG aagGAAAGCCACGTTAGTTGGGGAGAAACCCCCCAAGGATGAATCTGCCAAT GAGGAGCCAGAGGCCAGAGTCCCAGCCCACAGTG AACCTGTGCGGAGACCATGGGAGAAGAACAGCACAACCTTGCCAAG GATGAAATCGTCTTCTTCAGTAACCACTTCCGAGGTCCACCCCTCTACACCCAGCTCTGGTGATGAGTCAGACCTGGAGAGGGTGAAACAG GAGCTTCTGGAAGAGGTGAGAAAGGAAttgcagaaaatgaaagaagaaataattgaag CCTTTGTCCAGGAGCTGAGGAAAAGGGGTTCCCCCTGA
- the VASP gene encoding vasodilator-stimulated phosphoprotein isoform X2: MSENVICSSRATVMLYDDSNKRWLPAGTGPQAFSRVQIYHNPTANSFRVVGRKMQPDQQVVINCAIIRGLKYNQATANFHQWRDARQVWGLNFGSKEDAVQFAQGMATALEALEGGGPPAAQPQAASSTWSVQNGPSPEEAEYQKRQPEHLERERRVSNAGGPPAPPAGGPPPPPGPPPPPGPPPPPGLPPSGLSAAGHGAGGGPPPPPPLPTAAGPSGGGTGAPGLAAAIAGAKLRKVSKEEASGGPTAPKAESTRSTGGGLMEEMNAMLARRRKATLVGEKPPKDESANQEEPEARVPAHSEPVRRPWEKNSTTLPRMKSSSSVTTSEVHPSTPSSGDESDLERVKQELLEEVRKELQKMKEEIIEAFVQELRKRGSP; the protein is encoded by the exons CGAGAATGTTATCTGCTCGAGCCGGGCCACTGTGATGCTTTATGATGACAGCAACAAGCGGTGGCTGCCTGCTGGCACGGGTCCCCAAGCCTTCAGCCGAGTCCAGATCTACCACAACCCCACAGCCAATTCCTTCCGGGTGGTTGGTCGGAAAATGCAGCCAGACCAGCAG GTGGTCATCAACTGCGCCATCATCAGGGGTCTCAAGTATAACCAGGCCACCGCCAACTTCCACCAGTGGCGTGACGCCCGCCAGGTTTGGGGCCTCAACTTTGGCAGCAAGGAGGATGCTGTACAGTTTGCTCAGGGCATGGCCACTGCCCTAGAGGCGTTGGAAG gaggtgggcctccagcagCGCAGCCACAGGCAGCATCTTCCACCTGGTCTGTCCAGAACGGCCCCTCCCCAGAGGAGGCGGAGTATCAGAAAAG GCAGCCAGAGCACCTGGAGCGTGAACGCAGGGTCTCCAATGCAG GAGGCCCACCTGCTCCCCCTGCTGGGGGACCGCCCCCACCTCCAGGACCTCCCCCTCCTCCcggtccacccccaccccctggtctGCCTCCCTCCGGGCTCTCGGCTGCAGGGCATGGAGCAGGGGGtggcccaccccctccaccccctcttcccACAGCGGCGGGCCCCAGTGGTGGAGGGACTGGGGCCCCTGGCCTGGCCGCAGCCATTGCCGGAGCCAAACTCAGGAAAGTCAGCAAG GAGGAGGCCTCAGGGGGGCCCACAGCCCCCAAAGCTGAGAGCACTCGAAGCACAGGTGGGGGCCTCATGGAAGAGATGAACGCCATGCTGGCCCGGAG aagGAAAGCCACGTTAGTTGGGGAGAAACCCCCCAAGGATGAATCTGCCAAT CAGGAGGAGCCAGAGGCCAGAGTCCCAGCCCACAGTG AACCTGTGCGGAGACCATGGGAGAAGAACAGCACAACCTTGCCAAG GATGAAATCGTCTTCTTCAGTAACCACTTCCGAGGTCCACCCCTCTACACCCAGCTCTGGTGATGAGTCAGACCTGGAGAGGGTGAAACAG GAGCTTCTGGAAGAGGTGAGAAAGGAAttgcagaaaatgaaagaagaaataattgaag CCTTTGTCCAGGAGCTGAGGAAAAGGGGTTCCCCCTGA
- the LOC136399017 gene encoding optic atrophy 3 protein-like: MRTKMRIMGLDAETVKPLNEAAAAELGAELLGEATIFVVGGGCLMLEYWRQKRQHRRKERQQHVAWDAMQDEVGRLALALEALEAQVQVAPQRCDLEELRKQIEEVRAQLCAPNGDAPEEEPTTE, from the coding sequence ATGCGGACCAAGATGCGCATCATGGGCTTAGATGCTGAAACCGTCAAGCCGCTGAACGAGGCGGCGGCCGCCGAGCTGGGCGCCGAACTCCTGGGCGAGGCCACCATCTTCGTCGTGGGCGGCGGCTGCCTGATGCTGGAGTACTGGCGCCAAAAGAGGCAACATCGTCGCAAGGAAAGGCAGCAGCACGTCGCCTGGGACGCGATGCAGGACGAGGTGGGCCGCCTGGCGCTGGCGCTGGAGGCGCTGGAGGCGCAGGTGCAGGTGGCGCCGCAGCGGTGCGACCTGGAGGAGCTGCGCAAGCAGATAGAGGAGGTGCGTGCCCAGCTCTGCGCCCCGAATGGGGACGCTCCTGAAGAAGAGCCCACGACCGAATAG